A section of the Amblyomma americanum isolate KBUSLIRL-KWMA chromosome 2, ASM5285725v1, whole genome shotgun sequence genome encodes:
- the LOC144119586 gene encoding neprilysin-2-like yields the protein MAEDPNKLQDFSYVPANTKDVMEDATSKKAKKKRRHRDKLSSKSVSSVSSTASRASTLPPPLLLPASTAQAAVHGNANTGAPCPVAKTSSAPRKSLVRSLVPRSMWPQRRKAGSSDNMTGTAEKIPSSQGVPHVRSIPRPNQKMAAVRAPLPDTFAPENDGLFCDVRAPAMAPRGKVKESSAVDGSLALMSDLLAACTAAPSVESRSPGPAVEVAEVVTTPMTAKDMSPCAVSRGDDSVRVLSSAVQRESDSSCRNPLRAPLKQTASLQNPLHERGVAASAVAASEAGTKTEPGASAPKHWQQDFAPAMTTKSPAPSPHYGVSNSARLETLLTALPLAEDLKNIVPVPDCAVTASRGGAPWGRAVVIIAVFCAFCVVCVVLAPLMFHRPTQQSEDPMCQTTDCVRHAALLAYLTANDVDACEDFAKHVCSAYAPPRIEKGQYVSAMDAAIYTWFQTLAETLHRGTSTLPIGRKPLNMHTLCMGDDSKYGRGTVDFLRFMNEIGLASPFTSTRDVDALDVFVSLAFNYEASLWFSLAIAPSLGQQAWRVIISPSRYLHILMYFHQRTNEIAAYGSYWAKLLSSATAEVSLDVLESAIRETVTQAVDIVKRLYGTLEESSQESALLTLPEINNYIPYISPAAWLKALQQNLPFRPTMTTEVFITDVDYMRVVASLLQKHDNQQLLRHLYWLFVLMYGPAASPKLLLALFGDAEMAEVARPLFCGLNVEVPYKSLVSALHYTSTVSAYDRALVDACFDSLVATAVAMVTSSEWLDPGSKVLAASKILAIRKLLWPDEVIPSTQSLENIYEDFPENETSFTAYWILSHKAISGAKRKTMYQRIYAQPLGGLEPYMTYDAFLNHVLVAIGSLVRPLYSRNGTNGMLYGGIGFMMALEIIKSLDRSGLRWHPNGSFVNSILSAESTLEFAVRDACPELRRHSSVFPEIPAVEVAYAAFQEALKKARRRLRIAGHMTEEKVFFITLCFMTCRRRYVPSPYSVDCNKALQNFPEFAKAFSCPSGSNMNPVRRCRFFD from the exons ATGGCTGAAGACCCGAACAAGCTCCAGGACTTCAG CTACGTTCCGGCCAATACGAAAGATGTCATGGAAGACGCCACCTCGAAAAAAGCGAAGAAGAAGAGGCGACACCGAGACAAGCTCTCGTCTAAGTCTGTAAGCAGTGTCTCGAGCACCGCCTCACGGGCGTCTACTCTGCCTCCTCCTCTACTGCTGCCCGCGTCTACAGCGCAGGCAGCGGTTCATGGGAACGCCAACACCGGGGCACCCTGCCCGGTTGCAAAGACGTCGTCGGCACCGAGAAAGAGCCTTGTTCGCAGCTTGGTGCCACGAAGCATGTGGCCACAGCGCAGAAAAGCTGGCTCCAGCGACAACATGACAGGCACCGCCGAGAAAATACCGTCATCTCAGGGTGTTCCACACGTAAGGTCGATTCCGAGGCCGAACCAGAAGATGGCCGCAGTTCGCGCGCCTCTCCCCGACACCTTCGCTCCTGAAAACGACGGACTATTCTGCGATGTTCGTGCACCGGCAATGGCTCCGCGGGGTAAAGTCAAGGAGTCGTCAGCCGTTGATGGTTCCCTTGCCTTGATGTCCGACCTCCTCGCTGCGTGCACTGCTGCACCGTCGGTGGAGTCGCGAAGTCCTGGGCCGGCCGTGGAGGTGGCCGAGGTGGTCACTACTCCGATGACGGCGAAGGACATGTCTCCTTGCGCGGTGTCACGTGGCGACGACAGCGTACGGGTGCTGTCTTCCGCGGTTCAACGGGAGTCCGATTCCTCCTGCAGGAACCCTCTTCGCGCACCTCTCAAACAGACCGCCAGTCTGCAAAATCCACTCCACGAGCGTGGAGTCGCGGCTTCTGCGGTCGCAGCATCGGAAGCGGGAACTAAGACTGAACCGGGAGCCTCAGCCCCGAAGCATTGGCAACAGGACTTCGCACCTGCTATGACGACGAAGAGTCCTGCGCCGAGCCCACACTACGGTGTCAGCAATAGCGCACGACTGGAAACGCTTTTGACAGCCTTGCCCCTCGCAGAAGACCTGAAAAACATC GTGCCTGTTCCCGACTGCGCCGTCACAGCATCCAGAGGTGGAGCCCCGTGGGGCCGTGCAGTGGTCATCATCGCCGTGTTCTGCGCGTTCTGCGTTGTGTGCGTCGTGCTGGCGCCGCTTATGTTCCACCGTCCCACGCAGCAGTCCGAAGACCCCATGTGCCAGACCACGGACTGCGTTCGCCACGCTGCACTGCTCGCTTACCTCACTGCCAACGACGTGGACGCCTGCGAAGACTTCGCAAAGCATGTCTGCTCTGCCTATGCACCGCCTAGGATTGAGAAGGGTCAGTACGTGTCGGCTATGGACGCTGCGATCTACACCTGGTTCCAGACCCTGGCAGAAACGCTTCACAGAGGCACCTCCACCCTGCCCATTGGCCGAAAACCACTCAACATGCACACTTTGTGCATGGGAGACGACTCTAAGTACGGAAGGGGTACGGTCGACTTCCTGCGGTTTATGAATGAAATAGGCCTAGCCTCGCCTTTCACGAGTACGCGAGACGTGGACGCCCTTGACGTCTTTGTGTCGCTGGCATTCAACTACGAAGCCTCCCTCTGGTTCTCGCTCGCAATAGCCCCTTCGCTAGGGCAGCAAGCGTGGAGAGTGATCATTTCTCCTTCTCGTTACCTGCATATTCTTATGTACTTCCATCAGAGAACCAATGAGATTGCCGCTTATGGCTCATACTGGGCTAAACTCCTGAGCTCAGCCACGGCTGAGGTCTCGCTTGACGTGCTAGAGAGCGCCATTCGCGAGACAGTAACACAAGCTGTCGACATTGTGAAGCGACTTTATGGCACCCTCGAAGAATCTTCACAGGAGTCAGCTTTGTTGACCCTCCCTGAGATCAACAACTACATCCCGTACATTTCACCCGCAGCCTGGCTCAAAGCCCTACAGCAGAACCTGCCCTTCCGTCCAACAATGACTACCGAGGTGTTCATAACCGATGTAGACTACATGAGGGTCGTTgcaagcctgcttcagaagcacgACAACCAACAGCTACTCCGGCACCTCTACTGGCTCTTCGTGCTCATGTACGGCCCAGCGGCGAGCCCCAAGCTGCTGCTTGCTCTGTTCGGAGACGCTGAAATGGCCGAAGTGGCGCGCCCTCTCTTCTGTGGCTTGAACGTCGAAGTGCCATACAAGTCGCTGGTCTCAGCGTTGCACTACACATCAACGGTTTCCGCCTATGACAGAGCTTTGGTGGACGCGTGCTTCGACAGCCTGGTTGCGACAGCTGTTGCAATGGTCACGTCGTCTGAGTGGCTGGACCCTGGTAGCAAAGTTTTGGCCGCTTCAAAGATCCTTGCTATCCGAAAGTTACTGTGGCCAGACGAGGTGATCCCAAGCACACAATCGTTAGAAAACATCTACGAAGACTTTCCAGAGAACGAGACCTCATTCACCGCCTACTGGATTCTATCTCACAAGGCTATTTCCGGAGCTAAGCGAAAGACGATGTACCAGAGGATCTACGCTCAGCCTCTCGGTGGCCTAGAACCATACATGACCTACGACGCCTTTCTGAACCACGTGTTGGTCGCCATAGGTTCACTCGTCCGTCCGCTGTACAGCAGGAACGGCACAAATGGCATGCTGTACGGAGGCATCGGCTTCATGATGGCGCTGGAAATAATCAAATCGCTGGACAGAAGCGGCTTACGGTGGCACCCGAATGGCAGCTTTGTGAATTCGATTCTCTCGGCCGAGTCGACTCTTGAATTTGCGGTCCGCGACGCCTGTCCCGAGCTGCGAAGACACAGCAGCGTCTTTCCCGAGATTCCAGCCGTCGAGGTCGCCTACGCCGCTTTCCAAGAGGCACTGAAGAAAGCCCGACGCCGCTTAAGGATTGCGGGGCACATGACCGAGGAGAAGGTGTTTTTCATCACACTTTGCTTCATGACATGCCGCCGCAGGTATGTGCCGAGCCCCTACAGTGTGGACTGTAATAAGGCTCTGCAAAATTTCCCCGAGTTCGCGAAGGCGTTTTCCTGTCCCAGTGGCTCCAATATGAACCCTGTACGCAGATGCAGATTTTTTGACTAA